Proteins encoded within one genomic window of Bos indicus x Bos taurus breed Angus x Brahman F1 hybrid chromosome 18, Bos_hybrid_MaternalHap_v2.0, whole genome shotgun sequence:
- the DLL3 gene encoding delta-like protein 3 isoform X3: MVAPQMPQLLSSTVILALFFLPQAQPAGVFELQIHSFGPGPGPGTPRSPCKAGGSCRLFFRVCLKPGLSEETAEAPCTLGAALSARGPVYTAQPGALAPELRLPDGLLRVPFRDAWPGTFSLIIETWREELGGQIGGAAWSLLARVAGRRLLAAGGPWTRDVQRAGAWELRFSYRARCEPPAVGAACARLCRSRGAPLRCDPELRPCAPVEEECEAPPVCRAGCSPEHGFCEQPDECRCLEGWTGPLCTIPVSSSSCLSSRGPSSATTGCLVPGPGPCDGNPCANGGSCSETLGSFECTCPRGFYGLRCEVSGVTCADGPCFNGGLCVGGADPDSAYICHCPPGFQGSNCEKRVDRCSLQPCRNGGLCLDLGHALRCRCRAGFAGPRCEHDLEDCTGHTCANGGTCLEGGGARRCSCALGFGGRDCRERADPCAARPCAHGGRCYAHFSGLVCACAPGYMGARCEFPVHPDGAGALPAAQPGLREGDPQRFLLPPALGLLVAAGLAGAALLLVHVRRRGPSRDTGPRLLAGTPEPSVHALPDALNNMRTQEGPGDGPREPDLRTWSPDCCV; this comes from the exons ATGGTCGCCCCGCAGATGCCCCAGCTCCTCTCCTCGACGGTGATCCTGGCGCtctttttccttccccag GCACAGCCGGCCGGCGTCTTCGAGCTGCAGATCCACTCTTTCGGGCCAGGACCAGGTCCGGGCACGCCGCGGTCCCCCTGCAAGGCAGGGGGCTCCTGCCGTCTCTTCTTCAGGGTCTGCCTGAAGCCAGGGCTCTCCGAGGAGACCGCCGAGGCTCCTTGCACCCTGGGCGCGGCGCTGAGTGCGCGCGGACCGGTCTACACTGCGCAACCTGGAGCGCTAGCGCCGGAACTGCGGCTGCCGGACGGCCTCCTGCGCGTGCCTTTCCGGGACGCGTGGCCG GGCACCTTCTCTCTCATCATCGAAACCTGGAGAGAGGAGTTAGGTGGACAGATTGGAG GTGCCGCCTGGAGCCTGCTGGCGCGCGTGGCCGGCCGGCGTCTTCTGGCAGCTGGGGGCCCTTGGACCCGGGACGTGCAACGCGCAGGCGCCTGGGAGCTGCGCTTCTCCTATCGTGCGCGCTGCGAGCCGCCGGCCGTCGGGGCTGCGTGCGCGCGCCTCTGCCGCTCGCGTGGCGCCCCCTTGCGATGTGACCCGGAACTGCGTCCCTGCGCGCCCGTTGAGGAAGAGTGCGAGGCACCGC CGGTGTGTCGagcaggctgcagcccagagcACGGCTTCTGTGAGCAGCCTGATGAGTGTCGATGCCTGGAGGGCTGGACTGGGCCCCTCTGCACAATCCCTGTCTCCAGCAGCAGCTGCCTCAGCTCCAGGGGCCCATCGTCTGCCACCACTGGATGCCTCGTACCTGGGCCTGGGCCCTGTGATGGGAACCCGTGTGCCAATGGGGGCAGCTGTAGT GAAACCCTGGGGTCCTTCGAATGCACCTGTCCCCGAGGGTTCTACGGGTTGCGGTGTGAGGTGAGCGGGGTGACATGTGCGGATGGACCTTGTTTCAACGGTGGCTTGTGTGTGGGGGGCGCAGACCCCGACTCTGCCTACATTTGCCACTGCCCGCCCGGTTTCCAAGGCTCCAACTGTGAGAAGCGGGTGGACCGGTGCAGCCTGCAGCCATGCCGGAATG GCGGACTCTGCTTGGATCTGGGTCACGCCCTCCGCTGCCGCTGCCGCGCCGGCTTCGCGGGGCCGCGCTGCGAGCACGACCTGGAAGACTGCACCGGCCACACCTGCGCCAACGGCGGCACTTGCCTGGAGGGAGGCGGCGCGCGCCGCTGCTCCTGCGCGCTGGGCTTCGGCGGCCGCGACTGTAGGGAGCGCGCCGACCCGTGTGCCGCGCGCCCCTGCGCCCACGGCGGCCGCTGCTACGCGCACTTCTCCGGCCTCGTCTGCGCCTGCGCGCCGGGCTACATGGGCGCGCGGTGCGAGTTCCCGGTTCACCCCGACGGCGCGGGCGCATTGCCCGCGGCCCAGCCGGGCCTGAGAGAGGGGGACCCACAGCGCTTCCTTTTGCCGCCGGCTTTGGGACTGCTGGTGGCCGCGGGCTTGGCCGGCGCTGCGCTCTTGCTGGTCCACGTGCGACGCCGTGGCCCTAGCCGGGATACTGGGCCTCGCTTGTTGGCGGGGACCCCGGAGCCATCGGTCCACGCTCTCCCTGATGCACTCAACAACATGAGGACGCAGGAAGGTCCCGGGGACGGCCCGAG GGAGCCTGATCTCCGGACCTGGTCTCCTGACTGCTGTGTCTGA
- the DLL3 gene encoding delta-like protein 3 isoform X1 encodes MVAPQMPQLLSSTVILALFFLPQAQPAGVFELQIHSFGPGPGPGTPRSPCKAGGSCRLFFRVCLKPGLSEETAEAPCTLGAALSARGPVYTAQPGALAPELRLPDGLLRVPFRDAWPGTFSLIIETWREELGGQIGGAAWSLLARVAGRRLLAAGGPWTRDVQRAGAWELRFSYRARCEPPAVGAACARLCRSRGAPLRCDPELRPCAPVEEECEAPPVCRAGCSPEHGFCEQPDECRCLEGWTGPLCTIPVSSSSCLSSRGPSSATTGCLVPGPGPCDGNPCANGGSCSETLGSFECTCPRGFYGLRCEVSGVTCADGPCFNGGLCVGGADPDSAYICHCPPGFQGSNCEKRVDRCSLQPCRNGGLCLDLGHALRCRCRAGFAGPRCEHDLEDCTGHTCANGGTCLEGGGARRCSCALGFGGRDCRERADPCAARPCAHGGRCYAHFSGLVCACAPGYMGARCEFPVHPDGAGALPAAQPGLREGDPQRFLLPPALGLLVAAGLAGAALLLVHVRRRGPSRDTGPRLLAGTPEPSVHALPDALNNMRTQEGPGDGPRLDLALLHQHMETEAECFCFLCFRHFGVQAGRGDGENFAIGSFT; translated from the exons ATGGTCGCCCCGCAGATGCCCCAGCTCCTCTCCTCGACGGTGATCCTGGCGCtctttttccttccccag GCACAGCCGGCCGGCGTCTTCGAGCTGCAGATCCACTCTTTCGGGCCAGGACCAGGTCCGGGCACGCCGCGGTCCCCCTGCAAGGCAGGGGGCTCCTGCCGTCTCTTCTTCAGGGTCTGCCTGAAGCCAGGGCTCTCCGAGGAGACCGCCGAGGCTCCTTGCACCCTGGGCGCGGCGCTGAGTGCGCGCGGACCGGTCTACACTGCGCAACCTGGAGCGCTAGCGCCGGAACTGCGGCTGCCGGACGGCCTCCTGCGCGTGCCTTTCCGGGACGCGTGGCCG GGCACCTTCTCTCTCATCATCGAAACCTGGAGAGAGGAGTTAGGTGGACAGATTGGAG GTGCCGCCTGGAGCCTGCTGGCGCGCGTGGCCGGCCGGCGTCTTCTGGCAGCTGGGGGCCCTTGGACCCGGGACGTGCAACGCGCAGGCGCCTGGGAGCTGCGCTTCTCCTATCGTGCGCGCTGCGAGCCGCCGGCCGTCGGGGCTGCGTGCGCGCGCCTCTGCCGCTCGCGTGGCGCCCCCTTGCGATGTGACCCGGAACTGCGTCCCTGCGCGCCCGTTGAGGAAGAGTGCGAGGCACCGC CGGTGTGTCGagcaggctgcagcccagagcACGGCTTCTGTGAGCAGCCTGATGAGTGTCGATGCCTGGAGGGCTGGACTGGGCCCCTCTGCACAATCCCTGTCTCCAGCAGCAGCTGCCTCAGCTCCAGGGGCCCATCGTCTGCCACCACTGGATGCCTCGTACCTGGGCCTGGGCCCTGTGATGGGAACCCGTGTGCCAATGGGGGCAGCTGTAGT GAAACCCTGGGGTCCTTCGAATGCACCTGTCCCCGAGGGTTCTACGGGTTGCGGTGTGAGGTGAGCGGGGTGACATGTGCGGATGGACCTTGTTTCAACGGTGGCTTGTGTGTGGGGGGCGCAGACCCCGACTCTGCCTACATTTGCCACTGCCCGCCCGGTTTCCAAGGCTCCAACTGTGAGAAGCGGGTGGACCGGTGCAGCCTGCAGCCATGCCGGAATG GCGGACTCTGCTTGGATCTGGGTCACGCCCTCCGCTGCCGCTGCCGCGCCGGCTTCGCGGGGCCGCGCTGCGAGCACGACCTGGAAGACTGCACCGGCCACACCTGCGCCAACGGCGGCACTTGCCTGGAGGGAGGCGGCGCGCGCCGCTGCTCCTGCGCGCTGGGCTTCGGCGGCCGCGACTGTAGGGAGCGCGCCGACCCGTGTGCCGCGCGCCCCTGCGCCCACGGCGGCCGCTGCTACGCGCACTTCTCCGGCCTCGTCTGCGCCTGCGCGCCGGGCTACATGGGCGCGCGGTGCGAGTTCCCGGTTCACCCCGACGGCGCGGGCGCATTGCCCGCGGCCCAGCCGGGCCTGAGAGAGGGGGACCCACAGCGCTTCCTTTTGCCGCCGGCTTTGGGACTGCTGGTGGCCGCGGGCTTGGCCGGCGCTGCGCTCTTGCTGGTCCACGTGCGACGCCGTGGCCCTAGCCGGGATACTGGGCCTCGCTTGTTGGCGGGGACCCCGGAGCCATCGGTCCACGCTCTCCCTGATGCACTCAACAACATGAGGACGCAGGAAGGTCCCGGGGACGGCCCGAG GCTTGACCTGGCCCTTCTCCATCAGCACATGGAGACAGAAgctgaatgtttttgttttctctgcttcAGACACTTTGGAGTTCAAGCTGGAAGGGGTGACGGGGAGAATTTTGCCATTGGAAGTTTTACATAG
- the DLL3 gene encoding delta-like protein 3 isoform X2, whose product MVAPQMPQLLSSTVILALFFLPQAQPAGVFELQIHSFGPGPGPGTPRSPCKAGGSCRLFFRVCLKPGLSEETAEAPCTLGAALSARGPVYTAQPGALAPELRLPDGLLRVPFRDAWPGTFSLIIETWREELGGQIGGAAWSLLARVAGRRLLAAGGPWTRDVQRAGAWELRFSYRARCEPPAVGAACARLCRSRGAPLRCDPELRPCAPVEEECEAPPVCRAGCSPEHGFCEQPDECRCLEGWTGPLCTIPVSSSSCLSSRGPSSATTGCLVPGPGPCDGNPCANGGSCSETLGSFECTCPRGFYGLRCEVSGVTCADGPCFNGGLCVGGADPDSAYICHCPPGFQGSNCEKRVDRCSLQPCRNGGLCLDLGHALRCRCRAGFAGPRCEHDLEDCTGHTCANGGTCLEGGGARRCSCALGFGGRDCRERADPCAARPCAHGGRCYAHFSGLVCACAPGYMGARCEFPVHPDGAGALPAAQPGLREGDPQRFLLPPALGLLVAAGLAGAALLLVHVRRRGPSRDTGPRLLAGTPEPSVHALPDALNNMRTQEGPGDGPSPSSDWNHPEDGDARSIYVISAPSVYAREA is encoded by the exons ATGGTCGCCCCGCAGATGCCCCAGCTCCTCTCCTCGACGGTGATCCTGGCGCtctttttccttccccag GCACAGCCGGCCGGCGTCTTCGAGCTGCAGATCCACTCTTTCGGGCCAGGACCAGGTCCGGGCACGCCGCGGTCCCCCTGCAAGGCAGGGGGCTCCTGCCGTCTCTTCTTCAGGGTCTGCCTGAAGCCAGGGCTCTCCGAGGAGACCGCCGAGGCTCCTTGCACCCTGGGCGCGGCGCTGAGTGCGCGCGGACCGGTCTACACTGCGCAACCTGGAGCGCTAGCGCCGGAACTGCGGCTGCCGGACGGCCTCCTGCGCGTGCCTTTCCGGGACGCGTGGCCG GGCACCTTCTCTCTCATCATCGAAACCTGGAGAGAGGAGTTAGGTGGACAGATTGGAG GTGCCGCCTGGAGCCTGCTGGCGCGCGTGGCCGGCCGGCGTCTTCTGGCAGCTGGGGGCCCTTGGACCCGGGACGTGCAACGCGCAGGCGCCTGGGAGCTGCGCTTCTCCTATCGTGCGCGCTGCGAGCCGCCGGCCGTCGGGGCTGCGTGCGCGCGCCTCTGCCGCTCGCGTGGCGCCCCCTTGCGATGTGACCCGGAACTGCGTCCCTGCGCGCCCGTTGAGGAAGAGTGCGAGGCACCGC CGGTGTGTCGagcaggctgcagcccagagcACGGCTTCTGTGAGCAGCCTGATGAGTGTCGATGCCTGGAGGGCTGGACTGGGCCCCTCTGCACAATCCCTGTCTCCAGCAGCAGCTGCCTCAGCTCCAGGGGCCCATCGTCTGCCACCACTGGATGCCTCGTACCTGGGCCTGGGCCCTGTGATGGGAACCCGTGTGCCAATGGGGGCAGCTGTAGT GAAACCCTGGGGTCCTTCGAATGCACCTGTCCCCGAGGGTTCTACGGGTTGCGGTGTGAGGTGAGCGGGGTGACATGTGCGGATGGACCTTGTTTCAACGGTGGCTTGTGTGTGGGGGGCGCAGACCCCGACTCTGCCTACATTTGCCACTGCCCGCCCGGTTTCCAAGGCTCCAACTGTGAGAAGCGGGTGGACCGGTGCAGCCTGCAGCCATGCCGGAATG GCGGACTCTGCTTGGATCTGGGTCACGCCCTCCGCTGCCGCTGCCGCGCCGGCTTCGCGGGGCCGCGCTGCGAGCACGACCTGGAAGACTGCACCGGCCACACCTGCGCCAACGGCGGCACTTGCCTGGAGGGAGGCGGCGCGCGCCGCTGCTCCTGCGCGCTGGGCTTCGGCGGCCGCGACTGTAGGGAGCGCGCCGACCCGTGTGCCGCGCGCCCCTGCGCCCACGGCGGCCGCTGCTACGCGCACTTCTCCGGCCTCGTCTGCGCCTGCGCGCCGGGCTACATGGGCGCGCGGTGCGAGTTCCCGGTTCACCCCGACGGCGCGGGCGCATTGCCCGCGGCCCAGCCGGGCCTGAGAGAGGGGGACCCACAGCGCTTCCTTTTGCCGCCGGCTTTGGGACTGCTGGTGGCCGCGGGCTTGGCCGGCGCTGCGCTCTTGCTGGTCCACGTGCGACGCCGTGGCCCTAGCCGGGATACTGGGCCTCGCTTGTTGGCGGGGACCCCGGAGCCATCGGTCCACGCTCTCCCTGATGCACTCAACAACATGAGGACGCAGGAAGGTCCCGGGGACGGCCCGAG CCCGTCCTCTGACTGGAATCACCCTGAAGATGGAGACGCTCGTTCGATTTACGTCATATCTGCTCCTTCCGTCTATGCTCGGGAG GCTTGA